The DNA segment TATGGAGTGGCCACAGGTGGACCATTATCATGGGGGCTCTGCTACAACAAGGAAATGAGTCCTAGTCAAGATTATTGTGATGACTACTTCAAATATGAGTATCCCTGTTCTCCTGGAGCACAATACTATGGTCGCGGGGCTATTCCGATCTACTGGTATCGGATATATACTatcgttttctttttttttttttcttcttttcgtTGAATGTTCGATCCACAGGACACTTGGGTTTTTGATCCCCTGCCATAGGACTTCAAATCATTTCAAGATTATCTGATTTTATGGTTTCTAGTTGCTACTGACTTTGAGGGCTTCTGGCAAAGCTTACTTACACCAATGTGTTCAAAGTAATATATGTATGCTGAATGTAAATGTTTGATGTAAATGTTGCCGTTTATATATATGTAGAAGGCTGCAAGATGcagagttttatacataaagaTCATGTAAATGATCATGGAATTGAGCTGTGTGCATTGTTGAAAACTGCATCTTTTCTTGTTTCAGGAACCATAATTACGGAAAAATAGGTGAAGACATCAAGGTAGATCTGTTGAACCATCCGGAGTACCTCGAACAAAATGCCACAGTGGCCTTCATGTCTGCTATGTCCATGTGGATGACCCCGAAGAAGAAGGGGCAACCTTCAGCACACGACGTTTTTGTCGGAAACTGGAAACCCACGAAAAATGACACCATGGAGAAACGAGTTCCTGGGTTTGGCACGACGATGAATGTTTTGTATGGTGATCTTATTTGCGGGCAAGGTGAGATTGATCCAATGAATGTACTAGTATCTCATTACCTATATTACCTGGACTTGATAGGAGTTGGGCGTGAGGAGGCAGGACCCCATGAAGTGCTCTCTTGTGGCGAGCAGATTGCTTTTAACCCATCCTATAAGTCGTCCTCTTGAATTGGGGCTCTGTAATACAGCTATGTATATTGTAAGAAGAAGAGCAACATGTGATTCAATTGTGCGTTGTTATCGTCTAGAGACGAAGATTTATGTTGCTCTGATTGTCTGTGTTTACCTGTTCTGAAAATATAAGTTTGGTCTTTGATGGATTTGTATTCGAATTGCATCAGTCTGCTTGAGTTGTTCTTTTTGCAACAAAATGGAATTATGTGCTTATGATAGGTGTCAATCGAGAGCTTGGTGTGAAAGTACCATTTTGCAATCATAAAATCGTAGTTTCCATTTAGGgtgttatcaatttttttttaaaagaaaatgaGCTTCAGCAGACTCATGCATGATGAAGAACAGAGCTTTATTATGCTCGGCTGAACTTAATAGAGTTGATTCCAAAACATTTTTGGACAATATTCCATATAATTTTTGAAGTAAAAGATTTGGCATCATCAAGACTTCAGATAGTTGAGCTAAAAATTTCAGTCAGGAGACCCCCATCTCAAACGTGAAAGCAAGGGGGCTATAAAATATTCGTTCCCAATAATTATAAATGTAAACATACAAAATTCAAAGACATTACATTTTCCTTCAGCAGAAGCTAAGCCCAGAAAATATGGCGAACGGGATGAAAAAGTGTGTATCCTGTCCACAAGCGATCACCTCTGCTCAATAATCGAAACGCAAAGTATTTGAAAAATAGAGGGATGTAGCTTCAGCCAAAAGATAGATGAGTCTTTTTGCGGGTGTATCATAGAACTCCATGGAAATTAATTAAAAGCCAGCCCATTATGCCTTCACTTCTCTGACTGTCCAAAGTACCTGCCTGAAATTGTTGCAAGAATATTTAGCATGACAACTTCATCATCTGCATATGCTTTTGCAGCTCGTAAACTTGCACATTTTCTAAGTAACGACCGAAGAGATGCACTTGTGTCAGCATCAAGAGGACCATCAACAGCGACACA comes from the Henckelia pumila isolate YLH828 chromosome 1, ASM3356847v2, whole genome shotgun sequence genome and includes:
- the LOC140892264 gene encoding chitinase-like protein 1, which codes for MAMGNRRIVAALAMVAVYCACMVSGDEEIKEKKIGGKRVCDQGWECKGFSAYCCNQTISKLFQTYQFEDLFSKRNSPVAHAVGFWDYKSFLLAAAVYQPLGFGTTGGKLMQMKELAAFLGHVGAKTSCGYGVATGGPLSWGLCYNKEMSPSQDYCDDYFKYEYPCSPGAQYYGRGAIPIYWNHNYGKIGEDIKVDLLNHPEYLEQNATVAFMSAMSMWMTPKKKGQPSAHDVFVGNWKPTKNDTMEKRVPGFGTTMNVLYGDLICGQGEIDPMNVLVSHYLYYLDLIGVGREEAGPHEVLSCGEQIAFNPSYKSSS